Below is a genomic region from Ziziphus jujuba cultivar Dongzao chromosome 7, ASM3175591v1.
TAGTTTACAGCAACTGATTCTGAAAAATAAGCTTCCAGTTCTAGCGAAGTGATATTGACAATAATATCCAATATACTATGAAAAATGAATGTCAGTAGAAAGAACTTCATATTGGCAACTTAATGTACTCACGTCGTAAAGGGTATCTCCAAGCTTCAGCTTGATAGCCCCACTCCTATATACAAGCATTTTACCCATGAAACCTTCTGGTAACTCGCCCAAAGCCCGTGACTTTTGTTTGTTACTCGCACTCCCAGGTGGCTGTGAGCTTTCTGTTGCCTCTTTGCTATCTGCAATATTGGATTGTTTTATTGAAGGTATGGTTGGTGGTAACTGAACAAAGAACATGCTTGTTTCTGGAATCTCCTCCTGCCAACAAACACTTAAAAGTATATTAGAGgaataaacatttaatatttgatcTATAATTGTCAAGATACAAACCATTAGATCAAGTTCTTCTGCCACTTTTGTTGAACTTTCATTGTAAGTTATGATTTCTGAGTCAGCCCAAAATTCTTCCGCATTAAGAAGTTCTACAAGTGTTGCAAAAAGTTACATACAATATGTTCTCATAATAAAATCTTGTCACTTTTCTGgaaaatgtaaaatatgaaTACTTATTCTCAAGGGTGCATCTGTTATTCTTTTGAAATGAATGCAGGTCTCCTAAAGTATGAATTGTGGTTTTATTCTACATACACCCTCAATTTCTACCTTAGACATACCTGGATTTCCAGAATATGGCTTTCTGTGAGGAAGGGTTACAGGATAATAACTGTAATAATCCTGCAGTAGCATCCAAAAGAGCCAACTAAATGAATACACAAATAATGGAGAAGATTCAGAACAGGGGACCAAAAACCATATGCGGAGTGAAATTTAACTTACCCATGGCTCTCGATATTCTTTCTCCTCTCTCGTGCCCAAGGGAAACGTACTACCTGTAAAAAGTCCATTTCAAGTGAGATGCACTGGAAAAATCTGATTATCAGCTTTTCAGGAAAACTGCTTCAGTGATAGCATACCATTAGAGGCTGAAGCTGAACCTTGCAATCTGTTATCATTAGCACCCCGAGGAACACCATATGATTTTAGGGTAGCTGATGCACCTCCATAACCAAATGCAATCTGTGTAGCTGCcactgtaaatttttttttttaaaaataaaaaataaataaaataaaataattaaataattatgatttataCTTTTCAAAGATCATGGTAAGTAAGAAAAGTTGTTACCTTTCTTTTCAACTTTAGGCTTAGTCCTCATTAAACCTTCCTATGAACGATGCGAAAAACAATAGATACATACATCAATCAAACAGGAGAATCAGGAAGCAAAAGAACAATTTTTTTGTTCccttccaaaataataaaagcaaCCGATCATACATTAAAGCGTTTCAACAAATCTCTAGCCTGTTTAGCATCATCAACATCCTCGACCACTTCACTGCAAAAAGAGATTAAGAATGACAGCATATAATATGGAACTTAAGTTATCAGATTTTGTATGTTTGGACATTTTAAGCTAATGAGATGGTTACGCTTTAACTTCAGGCTTTGGTACCCGGCGCGGAGGAGGTTTTGGTTTGAATTTCCTCTGCAGTAAATC
It encodes:
- the LOC107424091 gene encoding uncharacterized protein LOC107424091 isoform X2; amino-acid sequence: MDPVSFNSDSDAPKKRKFKPKPPPRRVPKPEVKAEVVEDVDDAKQARDLLKRFNEGLMRTKPKVEKKVAATQIAFGYGGASATLKSYGVPRGANDNRLQGSASASNGSTFPLGTREEKEYREPWDYYSYYPVTLPHRKPYSGNPELLNAEEFWADSEIITYNESSTKVAEELDLMEEIPETSMFFVQLPPTIPSIKQSNIADSKEATESSQPPGSASNKQKSRALGELPEGFMGKMLVYRSGAIKLKLGDTLYDVSSGMDCGFAQDVVAINNAEKHCCIIGELNKRIILTPDVDSILSRMADL
- the LOC107424091 gene encoding DNA-directed RNA polymerase III subunit rpc4 isoform X1, translated to MDPVSFNSDSDAPKKRKFKPKPPPRRVPKPEVKAEVVEDVDDAKQARDLLKRFNEGLMRTKPKVEKKVAATQIAFGYGGASATLKSYGVPRGANDNRLQGSASASNGSTFPLGTREEKEYREPWDYYSYYPVTLPHRKPYSGNPELLNAEEFWADSEIITYNESSTKVAEELDLMVCILTIIDQILNVYSSNILLSVCWQEEIPETSMFFVQLPPTIPSIKQSNIADSKEATESSQPPGSASNKQKSRALGELPEGFMGKMLVYRSGAIKLKLGDTLYDVSSGMDCGFAQDVVAINNAEKHCCIIGELNKRIILTPDVDSILSRMADL